CTCCGTCAGCAGCGCCTTGATACGGAACGTCGGATCGTAACGCAGATCGTACCGGAAGTAACCCCACCATTTCTCGTCCTTGCGCATGATCTGATGGAACCAATCGACCAGCACCGAGAGCTTGTAGCGCCTCGGTCCCACCGCCTGATACGTCTGGCCTTGACTGTCCGAATCCTTGATCGCATTAATGATGCCCTGTGCCAGATCGGAACAGTAGACGGGCTGCTTGATCGTACGCTCACCCTTGTACCAGAGCGGCATCGCACGGAACTGTCTGCGCCAGATGTGCGCGTAGTAGCGAAGGAAACGATCCTCCTGCCCATAGATATCGGCCGGCCGGAACACGATCGCATCGGGGAACTCTTCGCGCACCGCCAGCTCACCGTAGTATTTGCTCTGCAAGAatttgctgccttccttggtgAAGAACGGTTGAGGAGTAGGCGTTGCGTTCAGGCTCGATACGTGCACGAACTTTTCGACGCCTGCTTCGCGCGCGATACGAGCCAACCGGCGGGCTCCCTCGACGTGCACATCCTTGAAGGAGAAGTTCTTCGTCTCCCAATCGCGTCCGACCAGGTTGATGACGACGTTCGAGTACTTGACCGCCTTCCGGATCGCATCCTCGTCGCGCAGATCGTACGGATGGAACAGCACCTGACCGAGATCCCCAACCAGCTTCAACCGGAGCGCTTCGTAGTGGTCAGCCCGGTACGGGATGATGACCTGCGAGCCGATCTTGCCGAGCTTATTGCACACATAGCGGCCCAGGAATCCGGTGCTACCGAAAACGGTCGCGACGATGCCGTTGAAGCTCGACCGCCCACCGGTACCGCGCTTGATCGCGGCCAGGTTGGTCGTCTTCAGCTTGTGCGGCGCATCGGTGCTGTAGTTGGCACGAATGCAGACCACTCCCAGCAGGCCGGTCTGTTGCTCTGTTCCGACGGTGAAAGGACGAAAGGATTCTCGGGATTAGTTGAAATTacataacaaaacaaacgcgaaAGTGTGAGCCACCGACACGGACTCCGGCCTGTGCTGGAGCCGAAGATAGTGGGCCGCCCCGGATTGCCACGTACTTGCCAACTGCACCCCGTTCACGAGGATTAGAGATGCCATTTTCCAGACGGCGATAGAAATCCCAGACTTCCCAGTGGCGGCcttctttcgattttcggacttttttcttttgctctctgtttTGAAGAGAAAAGTCGACGGCCGCTCACAGCTGACAGCTGACGTCAAAAGTGCCCATGGAGCATTTGAATCGGTTATGGCGTAGTTGGAAAATCACGACATTTTTTAGAACTAGGCTGTGACTACAGCTTTTACGCTTTTGCGTGTCCGTAATTCGATGAATTCCTCCCAAAACCGTCGTGATTTTTCCAACTACGCCATAACCGATACTAATGCCCACAAGAGTTGCGCTTTGTGTAAGCGAGGCTTATGTTTACATGTGAGTTTGACAATTCCAATTTGACAGCTGCCGgtatcaacaacaactcgtGCGGCGGTGTTTTGTAACTGGCGATCGTGCTGCTCTTTAGTGTAGAAAAGTAGCAGTTTTTtagctttcgctttcgccctGCCAAAATGCTGCATCAAATCACAGGCCTTCATCAGTGTAGGAGAAAAATATTTGCCGCCTTACCTCACATCCACTCCGTCCGGAGGAGAGGGTTTTCCGTGGCGCAACTCGAAACACCGGAGGTGGATATAGCGTTGAGCACAGGGTAAGTAGTACAGGCAATCGAACGAACCGCAAGAGTACGAATCATTCCAACTTATTTCTCCTACCCCATACAGCCGAGTGGTACGGATATCCTCAGGAAAGTATGCTCGCTTTGCCGATGGCTGTGCGGTCGTAACGATCGGTGATACAGCCGTCATGGTAACGGCTGTGGCGCGACAAAAATCTCAAAACACATCCTTCCTACCGCTGGTGGTAGACTATCGGCAGAAATCGGCGGCCGCGGGCCGGATACCGACAAACTTTCTACGCCGTGAACTCGGTCCCTCCGAGAAGGAAATCCTGTCGGCAAGACTGGTCGACCGTTCGATACGGCCACTGTTCCCCGCGGATTTCCGACTCGACACACAGATCGTGTGCAATATGCTGGCCATCGACTCGAGTAACCCACCGGACGTGCAGGCCATCAATGGTGCATCGGCAGCACTCGCACTGAGCGATATACCCTGGAATGGTCCAGTGGGAGCTGTTCGGCTCGGTTTGGTAGATAACGAGGTGATTGTGAATCCGACACGGAGAGAAATGCAGCTCAGTGCCCTTGATCTGGTGGTGACAGCGACCCGACAGAACCTTGTGGTTATGCTCGAAGGCCGTGGCAATGTGGTGAACGAGAATGAGATCCGTATGGCGATCAAGCGCGGTACGAAGGAGGCCCAGCTCATCATTAACGGTATCGAGCGGCTTCAGAAGACGCACGGTAAGGCGAAGCGTCCAATCGAACCAAGCCCAACCGTGGACGAGGAAATTGCTGGTGCAGTTCGTACGATGGCCGAGATGCGGTTGCGAGAGATATTCCGAGACTTTACGCACGACAAATTTAGCCGCGATCAAGCCGTCAGCAAAACGCGCACCGATACAATCGATAAGGTATGGTCCAGTTACCCAACTGCCGATCCGGGACTGATATCGGAAGCATTTAATAAGTTCACACGCAGCGTGTTTC
This sequence is a window from Anopheles darlingi chromosome 3, idAnoDarlMG_H_01, whole genome shotgun sequence. Protein-coding genes within it:
- the LOC125953466 gene encoding NADH dehydrogenase [ubiquinone] 1 alpha subcomplex subunit 9, mitochondrial, producing MASLILVNGVQLAKQQTGLLGVVCIRANYSTDAPHKLKTTNLAAIKRGTGGRSSFNGIVATVFGSTGFLGRYVCNKLGKIGSQVIIPYRADHYEALRLKLVGDLGQVLFHPYDLRDEDAIRKAVKYSNVVINLVGRDWETKNFSFKDVHVEGARRLARIAREAGVEKFVHVSSLNATPTPQPFFTKEGSKFLQSKYYGELAVREEFPDAIVFRPADIYGQEDRFLRYYAHIWRRQFRAMPLWYKGERTIKQPVYCSDLAQGIINAIKDSDSQGQTYQAVGPRRYKLSVLVDWFHQIMRKDEKWWGYFRYDLRYDPTFRIKALLTETISPSFPIGDVHTERIEREYVNDEVEKGVPTLEDLGVNLTYMEDQVPWELRPFRAAQYYDAELDEFEKPTPPQFIQ